The sequence TTCTATAGTTTGATAATGAATAAATTAGTTTTAATGATGACTTGTTCATGCACATTTTGGGTTGATTTTGGTCTTAAATTCAAGataagtttgtttttaaagctgttatGTACTCTGTGGCTTTACAGGTCTGGATttctaatttattattattttttaatattcatattCTATCTTCCAGAAATCTCGACCTTTGTGTTTTGTAGTTCATATAATAAAACTTACTTAACAAATGCACTTAAGGCATCACATAtcatgctgctttctgaaataaaatcttcatcTTGAATTCCTTTACTGTTAGTATTTCAATATCATGTTCCATTATTTACCTTATTTGAAATATTACATTGGAataatttctcttatttcttttagGGACTCAACAACAGCTTATGGCACAACATGCTTCAGAGAAAGAGGCTttggaaaagattaaaatagAAATCGAGGAGGAGCTAAAACATCTTGATGAAGAGATCTTGGAAGGTGCTCTTCGAATTTTCCCCTCACAATTGATAATTGGTTAATTTATAACAAGTACTCTAGTTAAAGAGATACTTGGATGCATTGAATCTCTTCACCTCCTCCCTCCAGCTAAGATTTCTACACATTGTCATACGGAGTTAAATGTTACTGTGTGGAGTGGTGCAGTCTAGCCAAAGCAAACAATTGAACTGCTTTTATTAGACTgctataaataatgaaatgtaaaCAGCCCTTAAGCTGCTTCATGACAGAAGTGTAAACATACTGAAATGACTAGAATTCTGGGTAGTGTGGACTGCAACCATCAGGTTTCTCACCTCCACAGTTTATTTTCTGGGACATGCTTAAGTGGTAGCTCTGGCTTTTATGGGACTCCCAGCAAGAGACAGTTTGGAAACAATCTGCTTTGCATGTGTTTCAGATGGGAAGTATGAATTAGAATGACTCTATATCTGGTTGTATTAATCCACATAGGCCTTTCTGAGAAATTttaaacagagaaggaaaagatttaTGAACAGagtattgttttaaaatgacatGTTGTAGTACTGCTGCAGAGATCCATAAGTGGGCAAATTTTACCATGGAAAAGAGGCTTTTTCAATGCTCCATCAGGACTGGCTTAAAAATTAgcataaaaatgagaatatttgcTAATTTNNNNNNNNNNNNNNNNNNNNNNNNNNNNNNNNNNNNNNNNNNNNNNNNNNNNNNNNNNNNNNNNNNNNNNNNNNNNNNNNNNNNNNNNNNNNNNNNNNNNCAGGTGAAGCTGTCTATCACCAGGCTCAGGAAGCTATCCTCAATacattccaggagcctcctggatcACCTACAGCTTGTactacttttccagcagatgtcaggGTGATTGAAATCCCCCAGCAAGACAAGAGCCCACAATCACGATGTCTCCTGTAGCTAGATTCTCAGCTTGAGCTCGTAACAAGGCTTGCTGTGGAAAACACCTCTGTGCTGTTCTCCAAGACAGCATCTCAGAAGGTGCTGGTcatttctcctctctgcagcaTGCCCTCCCTCTCTTTCAATGCCCCTTTTCTGATGGGCAGCACTCCCCTAACAGCCAGCTGAAAGCTTCTCTTCAGAAGTAACACCTCTGACAACTGATGCTGACTTATAAAGATATGAAAACCTCAGTTCTCAGTTTCTGGCTGTCTTCTAGTCTTCCTCTCACCTTGATGCTTGCGCACTCCTCCAGGGATCAGTCacacattctctctctctctgattAATGTTAATAGCTCTCAGTGTGAAAACTAAGTACCAAAAAAAGGCTTTTGACTCAGAGGTACCAGTAAGTCATTCCCCAGCACTCTGTGGCTTACTCTCCagtcttgttcagcatcttcaccAATGACCTGGATGAAAGGGACAGAACTTGCACTCAGCAAGACTGCTGATATAAAGCTGGAAGGAGTGGCTGTGTTGCCACCAGAAGGCcgcgctgccattcagcaagacctggacaggctggagaggaGAGCCTGATGAGAGAGAAACTTGATGACGTTCAGTGTGGGTGAGCATAGGGTTCTGCACCTAAGGAGGAACATCCACATGCATCAGTAGACGATAtgggctgagctgctgaaaaagagctctgcagagaaggacctgggtgtcctggtgggcAGGCAACAGGCTGGCCACGAGCCAGCAACATGCCCTTGTGGCCCACAAGGCCAATGGTATCTtgaggtgcattaaaaagagtggcCATCAGGTTGAGGGAGGTtatcctcccctctactctgctctggtgaggccacatctggaatactgtgtccagttctgggctccccattTCAAAGAGAGGGATCTTCTAGAGAGAGGCCAGTGGAGAATCAGAGATGATCCATCTCCTTGTGAGCcaaagctgagagagctgggactattcagcttggagaagacttAGGTGGGGACAGATCTTATTGATGCAGATAGATACTTAATGGgcaggagtcaagtggatggggtcaggCTCTTTGCAGCAGcgcccagcagcaggacagggggCAATggacacaaaataaaacatagaaagttccatacaaacatgaggaaaaacttctgagagtgacagagcactgggacaggctgtcCAAAGAGGCTGctgagtctccttctctggagatgttgaAAATCTGCCTGAATGCTTACTGTGTAACATACCACAGGGAATTTtctttagcagggagttggactagatgatctccagaggtccctttcaacccccACAATTCTGTAATATTCTAAAGTCTTTTACCAATCACTTAATGCCAAACTTGTTCTTAAATTTTCCACTGCCAACTATGCAAATTAAGTGCATCATTagctctgcttccctttttccagCACTGGACACAATCAGCTCTGCACTGTCTGTTCATTCACAGTCCTTGCTTCTGTCGTCACTATATTCCTTTACCTGACTCTGATTTAGCACATCCTTTGTTCCTTATTTGTCTAGTTTCTTAACGTGCTGATCTGGCATAGGGCTTATTTACCATACCCAACTGGAATACTTTGCATGCTTACAAGAAGATGGATAAAGATCAATACTCTCATTGATTTGACCTAGGTCATCAGGTAAATCActaagagaaacaaacaaacaaaaaaaccattgTAGCATCCTAATTTGTTTGAATCAGCAGTGCAgttcaaataataaaatagtgcTGCAGTGACACTTCAGCAGGAAGTGCAAAATCCACCTGAAATGTGGCTTATTTCACTTTTTACTTCCAAAAACCTGCATCCAAACACTTGAGAGGTTTTGATGAAGGCAACAGGATTGCAACTGATACCAGATAAGCCAGGCATGGATATTCCCCTTTCTCTAAGATGCTAAAATTTGATAACTGCCACTATTGCATGAGATGCAGGCTAAGGATGCTGCAAGTAATGCAGACATCATTTTTTCTAATAGAGTTCTGTTATGTGTTTGTCTCATGATGACAAGCAGCCAGTGCTTCTAACACGCTTGGAGGGAATTGCTGGTGAAGTTCTTGTCATAGCTGACATGGCTTAAGCTCAGAGTGCCTGCAATTCTGTTAATAAAGGAATAAGTGCTTCAGTTAGCAGGAGAGGGGGGGGTACAGAACCCTAGTCTCAGACTTCATATGCCATATACATAAAGTGCTCAGACCATTTCTTAAGGGCTGGCTTTGAACCACTGCTGCCCGTGTGATTAGCTAACAAACGTCCTTCCCCCAAACTAAAATCATTCCTGATGCTGTTTAATTGTGGTATGCTAGTATGACAGAGGTTACTTCCTCCTCTTTCCTGCAGGAAGAGACAAGGGGAGATGCAAAATGAACAGAGCAGAGTACACTGTAAGCAGTAAGTTCAATATCTTCCACTCTGAGCTCCACAGTCAGACGATaagttttcattctgcttttcaaaaataGGCAAGATTGGGTTTTGTGAAGGTCTTACTCCTTCATGAAAGGAGTAAAACCATCAAATACTGTGTGAAGAATCCCTTTCTGTCACAGTAAAGCACGTTTACGTTATCAGTATCAGATAAAGTCTTGATAATTCCTCATGCACTTTTTCCCCCTTGAATAAAACCTACCTGAATATCACAATATTGCCTATCAACACAGGGTGACATACAACCAACAGAGCTGCCTGTCTCTTCTGTGTGCTGATCTCTACCTTATTCTGCCTGTGACTTCAGCTACATGCATTACACCATTGCCTGTATCTGCATTCCATGGAAGCAGTAGCAGTAGGACAATGCAAACGTTACCTTTTCAAGGCATGATGGACAAATGTAGACCATTCACTTCTCCAGAAGTCACCAGTAGATCTGCTTAAAGTTTTTGCATCAAGTAGTGATGCAAAAACTTCATCACAGACATCACCTGTCAAGAGCAATAACTTCTCATCTAGCCcttcaagattttatttctatcCACTGTCTTCTATTTTGACATAGAATTTCTCTATAGCTAGAGctaggaagagaaaataaagaccCAAAGAAGTTCAGCTGTATTTCCAAGCACTGGTAGATACTCAATCAATGAGCTGAATGAActcatcagaaagaaaaaagataaaaaccaGATCTGTTCTGAACAATACTATTTGAAGCAGGAAGCAACAAAGTGAAGCATGCATGCACACAGGCTTTTCCTTCACTACAGGTATGTCTCAAAACCACAGCCCAGGGCTTAGTCAGGGAGATGAATCACTGACAGATGCAAAGACAAAAGTTGAAATGATTACCCAAGTATCTAGAAAGTGTGTAACTTTAGTCTTGTTGCCTAGTCA is a genomic window of Meleagris gallopavo isolate NT-WF06-2002-E0010 breed Aviagen turkey brand Nicholas breeding stock chromosome 1, Turkey_5.1, whole genome shotgun sequence containing:
- the LOC100545357 gene encoding bcl-2-like protein 13, with product MASSTAVPVGFHYETKYVVLSYLGLLSQEKPQEHPSASTQGTQQQLMAQHASEKEALEKIKIEIEEELKHLDEEILEGALRIFPSQLIIG